Below is a window of Geothermobacter ehrlichii DNA.
GCGGTCTTGAAACCCGTTCCTTCTTTTCCGAGCAAGCAGGAAGCCGGTACTCGACAATCGTCAAAAATCACATCACAGACATGCCCACCCTGCTGGCCCATTTTCTTTTCATTTTTGCCAAGGGAGACCCCCGGTGTATCTCTTTCCACTAAAAGGGCACTAACACCGCGCGCTCCTTTCTCTTCTGCGTTAGTCCTGGCAAATACGGTAAATAGTCCAGCCTCGGGAGCGTTTGTAATGAACCTCTTGACCCCATTGATAACGTAACTGTTGCCATCACGACGTGCGGTCGTTCGGAGTGAGGCGGCATCCGAGCCGGCGTCCGGCTCGGTCAGGGCAAACGATGCTATAATCTCCCCACTTGCCAGCTTTGGCAGATATTTCTGCTTTTGCTCTTCTGTTCCTGCAATGACTATCCCTAAGGAGCCAATCCCGACATTGGTTCCGATCATGGATCGAAATACTGGAGAGGCATGGCACAGCTCAAAAATCACGTTCACCTCTTCCTCAAGGGTCAGCCCCAGCCCCCCATAATCTTCGGGAATTGAAAGCCCAAATAGCCCTAGCTCACGCATTTGATCAACAATTTCATCAGGAATCGCGTCAGTTCTAGAAACATCCTCTTCAATAGGAATCAACTGTTCTTTAACAAATCG
It encodes the following:
- a CDS encoding acyl-CoA dehydrogenase family protein; amino-acid sequence: MVRDEETLNVMLETVSRFVKEQLIPIEEDVSRTDAIPDEIVDQMRELGLFGLSIPEDYGGLGLTLEEEVNVIFELCHASPVFRSMIGTNVGIGSLGIVIAGTEEQKQKYLPKLASGEIIASFALTEPDAGSDAASLRTTARRDGNSYVINGVKRFITNAPEAGLFTVFARTNAEEKGARGVSALLVERDTPGVSLGKNEKKMGQQGGHVCDVIFDDCRVPASCLLGKEGTGFKTAMKILDKSRTHIASVCVGAAERIIEESVRYAAERKQFGKVIGEFQLIQAMLADSKAEAYAARCMVLDAARKYDEGKKITTESSCCKLFASEMVCRVADRGVQIHGGYGYTHEYAVERFYRDMRLFRVFEGTSQIQQLIIARNMLKEL